From a single Chitinophaga sp. Cy-1792 genomic region:
- the rpsI gene encoding 30S ribosomal protein S9, translated as MEKQKNTIGRRKEAVARVYITKGTGAIVINDKDYKNYFSLIYLQNQVEAPLKTIDAVDKFDLKVNAQGGGIKGQAEAIKLGIARALCEVNPEFRPALKAAGLLKRDPRAVERKKPGKAKARRSFQFSKR; from the coding sequence ATGGAAAAGCAAAAAAATACAATAGGTCGTCGTAAGGAAGCGGTTGCCCGTGTTTATATCACTAAAGGTACCGGTGCTATCGTTATTAACGACAAAGATTATAAAAACTACTTTTCTCTGATTTACCTGCAGAACCAGGTAGAGGCTCCTCTGAAAACCATCGATGCGGTTGATAAATTCGACCTGAAAGTGAATGCACAGGGTGGTGGTATCAAAGGTCAGGCAGAAGCTATTAAACTGGGTATCGCCCGCGCACTGTGCGAAGTGAATCCAGAGTTCCGTCCTGCACTGAAAGCAGCTGGTCTGCTGAAACGTGATCCAAGAGCGGTAGAACGTAAGAAACCAGGTAAAGCAAAAGCTAGAAGAAGCTTCCAGTTCTCTAAACGCTAA
- the rplM gene encoding 50S ribosomal protein L13 translates to MNTLSFKTKSANDAYVTRDWHIVDATNLTLGRVAAKMAAILRGKNKPYYTPHTDCGDYIIVINAEKIKLTGNKMDEKEYIHYTGFPGGQRIELAKDLIRRRPEVMIEKAVKGMLPKNRLGRKMYKKLFVYAGAEHPHAAQKPQPLTF, encoded by the coding sequence ATGAACACTTTAAGTTTTAAAACAAAATCGGCAAACGACGCTTACGTAACGCGTGACTGGCACATCGTAGATGCTACCAATCTGACACTTGGCAGGGTTGCTGCTAAAATGGCCGCTATTTTAAGAGGTAAGAACAAACCTTACTATACTCCTCATACTGATTGCGGTGACTATATCATCGTTATCAACGCTGAAAAGATCAAATTAACCGGTAACAAAATGGATGAGAAAGAATACATCCACTACACTGGTTTCCCTGGTGGTCAGAGAATCGAGCTGGCTAAGGACCTGATCCGTCGCCGTCCTGAGGTTATGATTGAGAAAGCTGTAAAAGGTATGCTTCCTAAAAATCGCCTGGGTCGTAAAATGTACAAAAAACTGTTTGTATATGCCGGAGCTGAACATCCTCATGCAGCTCAGAAACCACAACCTTTAACTTTCTAA
- a CDS encoding zinc metallopeptidase, protein MTPGIMIVSLIFVGISMLVGAVLKSRFREYSEIPTSSGLTGREIAEKMLKDNKIYDVQVRSVDGFLSDHYNPGDKTVNLSPDVYNGANVAAAAVAAHECGHAVQDAAHYPWLGMRSKLVPAVQWSASIVNWVLLGGILLINTFPQLLLIGIIMFGITTLFAIITLPVEFDASRRALAWLDNTTIMAKGEHDKAKNALWWAAMTYVVAALASIATFVQYLMIFLGGRSRD, encoded by the coding sequence ATGACACCAGGAATAATGATCGTTTCTTTGATTTTTGTGGGGATCAGTATGTTGGTTGGGGCGGTATTAAAGAGCCGTTTCCGGGAATATAGCGAGATACCTACCTCTTCCGGGCTAACCGGCCGGGAAATAGCGGAGAAAATGTTGAAAGACAATAAGATATATGATGTTCAGGTGAGATCCGTGGATGGATTTCTCTCTGACCACTACAATCCGGGCGATAAAACGGTGAATTTAAGTCCGGATGTATATAATGGCGCCAATGTGGCTGCCGCTGCCGTAGCAGCGCACGAGTGCGGGCATGCGGTACAGGATGCGGCACATTATCCGTGGCTGGGCATGCGCTCCAAACTGGTGCCGGCGGTGCAGTGGAGTGCCAGCATTGTAAACTGGGTATTGCTGGGCGGCATATTGCTGATCAACACTTTTCCACAGTTATTATTGATAGGTATTATTATGTTCGGCATAACCACTTTGTTTGCCATTATTACCCTGCCGGTCGAATTTGACGCATCCAGGAGGGCACTGGCCTGGCTGGATAACACTACCATTATGGCGAAAGGGGAGCATGACAAGGCCAAAAATGCCCTCTGGTGGGCTGCTATGACCTACGTAGTAGCCGCTTTGGCATCCATTGCTACCTTTGTACAATACCTGATGATATTTTTAGGTGGTCGTAGCCGGGATTAG
- the radA gene encoding DNA repair protein RadA, translating to MSKIKTAFFCQNCGYESAKWNGKCPSCGQWNTFVEERVQKDIPLKQDWKNQDSNPARTQKIVSLSDIQTVAEKRLLTPDNELNRVLGGGIVAGSLVLVGGEPGIGKSTLFLQNALQLKDVRTLYISGEESEQQIKMRADRIQSSNDQFYLLTETSTQTIFQEIKKLQPQLVIVDSIQTLQSPFIESAPGSVSQIRETTAELQRFAKESNIPVFLIGHITKDGSIAGPKVLEHMVDTVLQFEGDQHYAYRILRTIKNRFGSTAELGIYEMTGTGLRQVTNPSEILISQRDDLLSGVAISATMEGMRPLLVEVQALVTQSVYGTPQRTATGFDLRRLQLLLAVLEKRGGFHFGVKDVFLNIAGGLRVEDPSIDLAVLCALLSSYEDIALPNKLCFAGEVGLSGEIRAVNRIEQRIAEAEKLGFEKIFISRYNKKGIDFSKFNIEVIAVGRVEEVYQQLF from the coding sequence ATGAGTAAAATTAAAACTGCATTCTTCTGTCAGAATTGTGGATATGAATCTGCTAAATGGAATGGTAAATGTCCAAGTTGCGGTCAATGGAACACCTTCGTTGAAGAACGCGTTCAAAAAGATATTCCGCTGAAACAAGACTGGAAAAACCAGGACAGCAATCCGGCACGCACCCAAAAGATTGTTAGTCTGTCTGATATACAAACAGTAGCGGAAAAAAGATTACTGACGCCGGACAATGAGCTGAACCGCGTACTGGGCGGTGGTATCGTTGCAGGCTCTCTCGTACTCGTTGGTGGTGAACCTGGTATAGGAAAGTCTACTTTGTTTCTTCAGAATGCACTTCAACTGAAAGATGTAAGAACGCTTTATATCAGTGGTGAAGAAAGTGAGCAACAGATCAAAATGAGGGCAGACAGAATCCAAAGTTCCAATGATCAGTTTTACCTGTTAACGGAAACATCCACCCAAACGATCTTCCAGGAAATTAAAAAACTGCAGCCGCAGTTAGTGATTGTGGATTCTATTCAAACATTGCAGTCGCCCTTCATAGAATCAGCACCAGGAAGCGTTTCGCAGATCAGGGAAACAACTGCTGAGTTACAGCGATTTGCAAAGGAAAGCAACATTCCTGTTTTCCTGATCGGGCATATTACCAAAGATGGCTCCATTGCAGGACCAAAAGTTTTGGAGCATATGGTTGATACCGTATTGCAGTTTGAGGGAGATCAGCATTATGCCTATCGCATTCTGCGTACTATCAAAAACCGTTTTGGATCTACTGCGGAACTGGGCATTTATGAAATGACCGGCACAGGGTTAAGGCAGGTTACTAATCCTTCCGAAATTCTGATCTCGCAAAGAGACGATTTATTAAGCGGTGTAGCTATCTCTGCTACAATGGAAGGGATGCGTCCACTGCTGGTGGAAGTACAGGCACTGGTAACCCAGTCTGTTTACGGCACACCACAGCGAACCGCCACCGGCTTCGATTTGCGCCGTCTGCAACTGCTGCTGGCCGTACTGGAAAAAAGAGGTGGTTTCCACTTCGGTGTGAAGGATGTTTTTCTGAATATTGCGGGAGGGTTAAGAGTAGAAGATCCTTCTATCGACCTCGCTGTATTATGCGCTTTATTATCTTCCTATGAAGATATTGCACTGCCAAATAAGCTCTGCTTTGCCGGCGAAGTTGGCCTCAGCGGTGAGATCCGTGCAGTCAACAGGATTGAGCAGCGTATTGCCGAAGCTGAGAAACTCGGTTTTGAAAAAATATTTATCTCCAGATACAACAAAAAAGGAATAGATTTCAGTAAATTCAATATAGAAGTGATTGCGGTTGGACGTGTGGAAGAAGTATACCAACAACTGTTTTGA
- a CDS encoding ComF family protein, with the protein MELFYPHCCDICGADLNDKAEKLCISCAAGLPATQYHLLANNPVEKIFWGRAPVSHAMAGYYYTKSAGIQQLIHLFKYKNRQDIALYMGRKMGHMLLQSEWLYEIDALIPVPLFPGKERQRGYNQATLLCQGIAAITGKSIWTDVLRREKYTNTQTRKGRVSRWDNVSDVFNVSKSLKGNHLLLVDDVITTGATTEACCLALQKAGANVSVSCLAYAWT; encoded by the coding sequence ATGGAGCTATTCTATCCTCATTGCTGTGACATTTGCGGTGCCGACTTAAATGACAAAGCAGAGAAACTATGTATCTCCTGTGCAGCAGGATTACCGGCAACACAATATCACTTACTGGCCAACAACCCGGTGGAGAAGATCTTCTGGGGAAGAGCACCGGTGAGTCATGCCATGGCTGGGTACTACTATACCAAATCGGCAGGAATACAACAGCTGATACATCTTTTTAAATATAAGAACCGGCAGGATATTGCGTTATACATGGGCAGGAAGATGGGACATATGCTGTTACAAAGTGAATGGCTATACGAAATTGATGCGCTGATACCTGTGCCGCTGTTCCCGGGAAAAGAAAGGCAGCGGGGATATAACCAGGCTACCCTGTTGTGCCAGGGAATTGCAGCTATCACCGGCAAATCAATCTGGACCGACGTACTCAGGCGGGAAAAATATACAAATACACAAACCCGAAAAGGGAGGGTGAGCAGGTGGGATAATGTTTCCGATGTTTTCAATGTAAGTAAATCTTTGAAAGGCAATCACTTATTACTGGTAGATGATGTAATTACTACCGGTGCCACCACTGAAGCCTGCTGCCTTGCCCTTCAAAAAGCAGGCGCCAATGTCAGTGTTTCCTGTCTGGCATATGCCTGGACATAG
- a CDS encoding glutathione peroxidase → MFKLAILSVVMFFAAAASHLYDFKVDAVEGGKIDFSKYKGKKVLIVNTASLCGNTPQYEGLEKLYKKYEGKLVIVGFPANNFGSQEPGSNKEIQEFCTKKYAVTFPMAAKISVKGADIHPLYKWLTDESKAKHMEPTEVTWNFQKYLLDEKGNLVAVFSPKTQPEAPEVIAAIEKKY, encoded by the coding sequence ATGTTTAAACTTGCCATTCTATCTGTCGTTATGTTTTTTGCAGCAGCAGCCTCCCACTTATATGACTTTAAAGTAGACGCCGTAGAGGGCGGCAAAATCGATTTCTCCAAATACAAGGGAAAGAAGGTCCTGATTGTAAATACGGCCTCTCTCTGCGGTAACACGCCTCAATATGAAGGGCTGGAAAAATTGTATAAAAAGTATGAAGGTAAACTGGTGATAGTTGGTTTTCCTGCCAATAACTTCGGTAGTCAGGAACCAGGATCAAATAAAGAGATCCAGGAATTCTGTACAAAAAAATATGCCGTAACTTTTCCTATGGCTGCAAAAATTTCTGTTAAGGGTGCCGACATCCACCCATTGTATAAATGGCTGACAGACGAAAGCAAAGCAAAACACATGGAGCCAACGGAAGTGACCTGGAATTTTCAGAAATATCTTTTAGATGAAAAAGGCAACCTGGTTGCTGTATTCTCTCCTAAAACACAGCCGGAAGCACCTGAAGTAATCGCAGCAATAGAGAAAAAATACTAA
- a CDS encoding DNA polymerase III subunit delta', whose protein sequence is MLFTDIIGQSAVSRQLVQSVQQNRLSHAMILLAPEGAGGLPLGLAFTQYLVCENKQQEGACGQCPGCIKASQYIHPDIHFSYPVIPRKSGDKPVSTDYINEWREFVGVNPYGNAYDWLQFIGAENKQGNITATECQDIIRKLNLKSFESGYKILLMWMPEYLGNEGNRLLKLIEEPPVNTLFILIAENQEQILATILSRTHLIKVNPIPKEDMVKSLVEKGNVPPQRAQQIATITAGNYREAVYLLQHSDDDYHELLRNWLNYIFTGNRPALQEWIEAISSAKTGRENQKQFLRYFINLLEHTIRLQFIDRSQLAFSAEEMDFSAKLLKLANLEQMEQIIELLDNSYYHIERNANAKMLFHALSIKLQYIFKKKAIPTI, encoded by the coding sequence ATGCTTTTTACAGACATTATAGGACAATCTGCCGTATCCAGACAGCTGGTGCAATCCGTACAACAGAACAGGCTTAGTCATGCCATGATTTTGCTGGCGCCGGAAGGTGCCGGAGGATTACCACTCGGGCTGGCATTTACGCAGTACCTGGTTTGTGAAAACAAGCAGCAGGAAGGGGCCTGTGGGCAATGTCCGGGCTGTATTAAAGCCTCTCAGTATATTCACCCGGACATACACTTTTCTTATCCGGTTATTCCCCGTAAATCGGGCGACAAACCTGTCAGCACAGATTATATCAATGAATGGAGGGAATTTGTAGGTGTCAACCCTTATGGGAATGCCTATGACTGGCTGCAATTCATTGGTGCCGAGAACAAACAGGGAAATATTACTGCAACAGAGTGCCAGGATATCATCCGTAAGCTGAACCTGAAAAGCTTTGAAAGTGGTTATAAGATCCTGCTGATGTGGATGCCGGAATATCTTGGCAATGAGGGGAACCGCTTGCTGAAGCTAATAGAGGAGCCTCCTGTTAATACACTTTTTATTCTGATAGCTGAAAACCAGGAACAGATCCTGGCCACCATACTTTCCAGGACCCACCTGATAAAAGTGAACCCCATCCCGAAAGAGGATATGGTGAAATCACTGGTGGAAAAGGGAAACGTTCCTCCACAGCGGGCACAGCAAATCGCTACTATTACTGCCGGCAATTACAGGGAAGCCGTTTACCTGTTGCAGCATTCGGACGACGATTATCATGAATTGCTGCGCAACTGGCTGAACTACATATTTACGGGTAACCGGCCTGCTTTGCAGGAGTGGATCGAAGCTATTTCCAGTGCCAAAACCGGTAGGGAAAACCAGAAACAGTTTCTCCGATATTTCATCAACCTGCTGGAACATACTATCCGGTTACAGTTTATAGATCGTAGTCAGCTGGCATTTTCTGCTGAGGAAATGGACTTTTCTGCGAAGTTGCTGAAACTGGCCAATCTGGAGCAAATGGAGCAGATTATCGAATTATTGGACAATTCCTACTATCATATTGAGCGGAACGCCAACGCCAAGATGCTATTTCATGCCCTGTCCATCAAGCTACAATATATATTCAAAAAGAAAGCTATACCTACAATCTAA
- a CDS encoding regulatory iron-sulfur-containing complex subunit RicT has product MACAGCGTGVDGKPSGCKSNGGCSTGGCNRLNVFDWLSNIPLADSLAPFDIIEVSFNNGSRKDFYRNITKQHLDKGEMVTVEGISGFDVGSVSLTGELVKLQMKKRRAEDTPEVKKVLRRATHDDLQRMSDNKAREKEALIKSRALARNLGLEMKLTEVEIQADGRKATFFYTADDRVDFRELIKVYASEFRAKVEMRQIGARQEAGKVGGIGSCGRELCCSTWLSDFKSVNTTAARYQNLSINQAKLSGQCGRLKCCLNYELDTYMDALKDFPEDADTIETANGVATLQKRDIFKSLMWYSYEGSNKQYPLTISRAKEIRHLNKQGVKPEDLKAVEVVNVNKPKEADLGFADVVGQISLKSLEKTVQKRKQKDKDKQKQQKAEAPNKQQQHSKQEPKQQHAKQDNRQPERQKQKQDNNNRPPQKQGGQQQNQPRQQRDQQPRQQQGQQQGQKQDNQGQGQGQQPKQDRRPPRHHNKPKPSNNPNNNNNNNKG; this is encoded by the coding sequence ATGGCTTGTGCCGGATGTGGTACGGGTGTAGATGGTAAGCCGTCGGGATGTAAGAGTAATGGAGGATGCAGTACAGGAGGTTGCAACAGACTGAATGTGTTTGATTGGTTGTCCAATATTCCACTCGCAGATAGCTTAGCACCATTTGACATTATTGAAGTAAGTTTTAATAACGGCAGTCGCAAGGATTTCTACCGTAATATTACCAAACAGCACCTGGATAAGGGCGAGATGGTTACGGTGGAAGGTATCAGCGGCTTTGACGTTGGATCAGTAAGCCTGACAGGCGAGCTTGTAAAACTACAGATGAAAAAGCGGCGTGCAGAAGACACACCCGAAGTAAAAAAAGTTCTTCGCCGCGCAACCCACGACGACCTGCAAAGGATGAGTGACAATAAAGCCCGTGAAAAGGAAGCACTGATTAAATCAAGGGCATTAGCCCGCAACCTGGGGCTGGAAATGAAACTCACAGAGGTCGAAATTCAGGCCGATGGCCGTAAAGCAACGTTCTTTTATACTGCCGATGATCGTGTCGATTTCCGCGAACTGATCAAAGTATATGCTTCCGAATTCAGGGCTAAAGTGGAGATGCGCCAGATAGGCGCCCGCCAGGAAGCCGGAAAAGTAGGTGGTATCGGTAGTTGCGGACGTGAACTTTGCTGTTCTACCTGGTTATCTGATTTCAAAAGCGTAAATACTACTGCTGCCAGATATCAGAACCTTTCAATTAACCAGGCTAAGTTATCCGGACAATGTGGCCGCCTCAAATGCTGCCTCAACTATGAACTGGATACTTATATGGATGCGCTGAAGGACTTCCCTGAAGATGCAGACACCATCGAAACCGCCAATGGAGTAGCTACCCTCCAGAAACGTGATATCTTCAAGAGCCTGATGTGGTACTCTTATGAAGGCAGCAACAAACAATACCCGCTGACAATCTCCCGTGCAAAAGAAATCCGTCACCTGAACAAACAAGGTGTTAAACCGGAAGATCTGAAAGCAGTTGAAGTGGTGAATGTCAACAAACCTAAAGAAGCAGATCTTGGTTTTGCGGACGTAGTAGGACAAATCAGTCTGAAATCCCTGGAGAAAACTGTCCAGAAGCGCAAACAAAAAGATAAAGACAAACAAAAACAACAAAAAGCGGAAGCTCCTAATAAGCAGCAGCAACATTCCAAACAGGAACCTAAACAGCAGCACGCCAAACAGGACAACCGCCAGCCAGAGCGCCAGAAACAAAAGCAGGATAATAACAATCGTCCTCCGCAGAAACAGGGTGGCCAGCAACAAAACCAGCCACGCCAACAACGCGATCAGCAGCCACGCCAGCAACAAGGCCAGCAGCAAGGGCAAAAACAGGATAACCAGGGACAGGGTCAAGGTCAACAGCCTAAACAAGACCGCAGACCGCCAAGGCACCACAATAAGCCGAAGCCGTCCAACAATCCTAACAACAACAACAATAATAATAAAGGCTAA
- a CDS encoding nucleoid-associated protein, which translates to MIHVSEFNDLSHLTIHKVGNSSNEEPLIFSKAPLELTDETIGQLLITYFIQPFTKSAEYFRFFHEADLQLNEIFQYCRRIFGDQSEFQEQSVNIAKHLYKHSTHPKIKGGELYIAYFSKCQVDGEEVAAIGIFKSENRDTYLKVYLEDENYQVNYEDGININKLDKGCLIFNVEEEDGYKVSIVDSVSKQTEAIYWKDAFLQVQRREDSYHQTETAVNMCKQFISNKLPTEYEMDRVDQVDLLNKSAAYFKEKEQFQMEDFANEVLGHPDAIASFKEYRNEYQQTFQQEIPDEFDISAQAYKKQQKAFKSVVKLDKNFHIYIHGNRELIERGFDELTNMHYYKLLFENEE; encoded by the coding sequence ATGATTCACGTTTCGGAGTTTAATGATCTGTCGCACCTGACCATTCATAAAGTAGGTAATTCATCAAATGAGGAGCCACTGATATTTTCCAAGGCTCCATTGGAGCTGACGGATGAAACGATAGGCCAGTTATTGATTACATATTTCATCCAGCCATTCACGAAATCAGCGGAATATTTCCGTTTTTTTCATGAAGCGGATTTGCAATTGAATGAGATTTTTCAATATTGTCGACGTATATTTGGCGACCAAAGTGAGTTTCAGGAGCAGTCTGTAAATATTGCCAAACATCTATATAAACACTCCACCCATCCCAAAATCAAAGGCGGAGAGCTGTATATAGCCTACTTTAGCAAGTGTCAGGTGGATGGAGAAGAGGTTGCAGCGATAGGAATCTTCAAGTCTGAAAACCGCGATACCTATTTGAAAGTCTACCTCGAAGATGAAAATTACCAGGTAAATTATGAAGATGGGATCAATATCAACAAGCTTGATAAAGGATGTTTGATCTTTAATGTGGAAGAAGAGGACGGTTATAAGGTGAGTATTGTTGACAGTGTCAGCAAACAAACCGAAGCTATCTACTGGAAAGACGCTTTTTTACAGGTCCAACGTAGGGAGGACAGTTACCATCAGACAGAAACGGCTGTAAATATGTGTAAGCAGTTTATTAGTAATAAGCTGCCCACAGAATACGAGATGGATAGGGTAGATCAGGTAGATCTGCTGAATAAGTCCGCAGCATACTTCAAGGAAAAGGAGCAGTTTCAGATGGAGGACTTTGCCAATGAAGTGTTAGGTCATCCGGATGCCATTGCCTCGTTCAAGGAGTACAGAAATGAATACCAGCAAACGTTTCAGCAAGAAATTCCTGATGAATTTGACATATCCGCACAAGCCTATAAAAAGCAGCAAAAAGCTTTTAAGAGTGTGGTTAAGCTGGATAAGAATTTCCATATATACATACATGGTAACCGGGAGCTGATAGAGCGCGGGTTTGATGAACTTACCAATATGCATTACTATAAGCTGTTGTTCGAAAACGAAGAATAG
- a CDS encoding SMP-30/gluconolactonase/LRE family protein: protein MKKICLLLLAGSSMSAFAQQAPAARPLYTAQDLTAEKMFSVNIEGPNFDKAGNFYVVNFQKDGTIGKIDTKTGAGQIFVTLPDSSIGNSVNFDSKGTMYLPDFKGHNILTVDMKTKKVGIYVHSDQFNQPNDLCINKKDQIFASDPNWKNSKGQLWRVDKDRKPVLLETDMGTTNGIELSPDEKTLYVNESIQRNIWKYDVDKNGNISNKTLFATFPDYGFDGMKCDKAGNLYVARWGKGTIAVLSPDGKLVREVPLKGKQCSNLIFGDKDGKTVYVTLQDRKCVETFRVETPGKRY, encoded by the coding sequence ATGAAAAAAATATGCTTACTGCTACTCGCAGGTAGTAGCATGTCTGCCTTCGCTCAGCAAGCCCCTGCCGCACGGCCGCTTTACACCGCCCAGGACCTGACCGCAGAAAAGATGTTCTCTGTAAATATTGAAGGACCAAACTTCGATAAAGCCGGTAATTTCTACGTGGTAAACTTCCAGAAAGACGGCACCATCGGGAAAATCGATACCAAAACCGGTGCCGGCCAGATCTTCGTTACGCTCCCCGACTCCAGCATCGGCAACAGCGTGAACTTCGACAGCAAAGGAACCATGTACCTGCCCGACTTCAAAGGCCATAACATCCTGACGGTGGATATGAAAACAAAAAAGGTAGGCATCTACGTACATTCTGATCAATTCAATCAACCTAATGATCTGTGTATCAATAAAAAAGATCAAATTTTCGCCTCTGATCCCAACTGGAAAAACAGCAAAGGTCAGCTGTGGAGAGTAGATAAAGACCGCAAACCAGTACTGCTGGAAACGGACATGGGCACCACCAACGGGATAGAACTCAGCCCGGATGAAAAAACGCTCTACGTCAACGAAAGCATCCAACGCAATATCTGGAAATATGATGTGGACAAAAATGGTAATATCTCCAATAAAACCCTGTTTGCCACCTTCCCGGACTATGGCTTCGATGGCATGAAATGCGACAAAGCCGGCAACCTCTACGTAGCCCGCTGGGGAAAAGGTACTATCGCTGTACTTTCTCCCGATGGGAAACTGGTCAGAGAAGTTCCCCTGAAAGGAAAACAGTGCAGCAACCTGATTTTTGGAGACAAAGATGGCAAAACCGTATATGTGACGCTGCAGGACAGGAAATGTGTAGAGACTTTCAGAGTAGAAACTCCTGGGAAGAGATATTAA